One stretch of Eretmochelys imbricata isolate rEreImb1 chromosome 1, rEreImb1.hap1, whole genome shotgun sequence DNA includes these proteins:
- the LOC144257674 gene encoding stromelysin-1-like isoform X1 codes for MKNRKTISDKIQEMQAFFGLKVTGELDSNTLEVMKQPRCGIPDVGQFSTFPRSPRWTKTDLKYRILNYTPDMAPGDVDEAIEKAWNVWSSVTPLKFTRVYEGDADIMISFVAGFHGDFYSFDGVGGTLAHAYAPGEGIGGDAHFDEDEYWTKDLKGFNLFLVAAHEFGHSLGLGHSNVLGSLMYPTYLQMETRNYRLPQDDVDGIQTLYGPPTSTEPSASIPSTETPTETSATDSCDPHMTFDAITTLRGEIIFFKDRYIWRKSPYFPGIDQDLISSFWPTLPSGFQAAYEIDKKDQVFLFKGNQYWVVSGYSVQPGFPRNIHALGFPRYVKEIDAAVYDKNTKKTYFFVGAKYWSYDEVTESMEKGYPRRISVDFPRIGNKVDAAFQEKGHFYFFHGSKQYEIDTKSKKVIREMKSNSWFGCK; via the exons ATGAAGAACAGAAAAACCATAAGTGACAAAATCCAAGAAATGCAGGCATTCTTTGGGCTGAAAGTGACTGGGGAACTAGATTCCAATACTCTGGAGGTGATGAAGCAGCCCAGGTGTGGAATACCTGATGTCGGTCAGTTCAGCACCTTTCCACGGTCTCCTAGATGGACAAAAACAGATCTGAAATATAG GATTTTGAACTATACACCAGACATGGCACCCGGTGATGTAGATGAAGCGATTGAGAAGGCTTGGAACGTCTGGAGCAGCGTGACCCCACTGAAATTCACCAGAGTTTACGAAGGCGACGCAGATATAATGATCTCCTTTGTGGCTGGAT TTCATGGTGACTTCTATTCCTTTGATGGAGTGGGTGGAACTCTCGCTCATGCCTATGCACCGGGCGAAGGTATTGGTGGAGATGCCCACTTTGATGAGGATGAATACTGGACAAAAGATTTGAAAG gATTCAACTTGTTCCTTGTTGCTGCTCATGAGTTTGGCCACTCATTGGGTCTTGGTCATTCAAATGTCCTTGGCTCCTTGATGTATCCAACCTATCTGCAGATGGAGACCAGAAACTACAGGCTTCCTCAGGATGATGTTGATGGCATTCAGACCCTATATG GACCCCCAACCTCTACTGAGCCATCAGCTTCCATACCATCCACAGAAACACCAACAGAAACATCAGCAACAGACAGCTGTGACCCTCACATGACTTTTGATGCCATCACCACTCTCCGTGGGGAAATAATATTCTTTAAAGACAG GTACATCTGGCGCAAGAGTCCTTATTTCCCAGGTATTGATCAGGATTTAATTTCTTCCTTCTGGCCAACTCTACCATCTGGCTTTCAAGCCGCttatgaaattgacaagaaggatcaagtgtttctttttaaag GCAACCAATACTGGGTTGTCAGTGGATACTCTGTACAGCCAGGTTTTCCTAGGAACATCCATGCCCTGGGCTTTCCAAGATATGTTAAGGAAATTGATGCCGCTGTTTATGATAAGAATACCAAAAAAACGTACTTCTTTGTAGGTGCCAAGTATTGGAG TTATGATGAAGTCACCGAATCCATGGAAAAGGGTTATCCAAGACGCATATCAGTTGACTTTCCAAGAATTGGCAATAAGGTCGATGCTGCCTTTCaggaaaaag gacatttctattttttccatGGATCAAAGCAGTATGAAATAGACACCAAGTCCAAGAAAGTTATTCGTGAAATGAAGAGCAATAGTTGGTTTGGTTGCAAATAA
- the LOC144257674 gene encoding stromelysin-1-like isoform X2, producing the protein MRRSKALLKSRYTISTASPPSKRLVTLSKKSIRILNYTPDMAPGDVDEAIEKAWNVWSSVTPLKFTRVYEGDADIMISFVAGFHGDFYSFDGVGGTLAHAYAPGEGIGGDAHFDEDEYWTKDLKGFNLFLVAAHEFGHSLGLGHSNVLGSLMYPTYLQMETRNYRLPQDDVDGIQTLYGPPTSTEPSASIPSTETPTETSATDSCDPHMTFDAITTLRGEIIFFKDRYIWRKSPYFPGIDQDLISSFWPTLPSGFQAAYEIDKKDQVFLFKGNQYWVVSGYSVQPGFPRNIHALGFPRYVKEIDAAVYDKNTKKTYFFVGAKYWSYDEVTESMEKGYPRRISVDFPRIGNKVDAAFQEKGHFYFFHGSKQYEIDTKSKKVIREMKSNSWFGCK; encoded by the exons GATTTTGAACTATACACCAGACATGGCACCCGGTGATGTAGATGAAGCGATTGAGAAGGCTTGGAACGTCTGGAGCAGCGTGACCCCACTGAAATTCACCAGAGTTTACGAAGGCGACGCAGATATAATGATCTCCTTTGTGGCTGGAT TTCATGGTGACTTCTATTCCTTTGATGGAGTGGGTGGAACTCTCGCTCATGCCTATGCACCGGGCGAAGGTATTGGTGGAGATGCCCACTTTGATGAGGATGAATACTGGACAAAAGATTTGAAAG gATTCAACTTGTTCCTTGTTGCTGCTCATGAGTTTGGCCACTCATTGGGTCTTGGTCATTCAAATGTCCTTGGCTCCTTGATGTATCCAACCTATCTGCAGATGGAGACCAGAAACTACAGGCTTCCTCAGGATGATGTTGATGGCATTCAGACCCTATATG GACCCCCAACCTCTACTGAGCCATCAGCTTCCATACCATCCACAGAAACACCAACAGAAACATCAGCAACAGACAGCTGTGACCCTCACATGACTTTTGATGCCATCACCACTCTCCGTGGGGAAATAATATTCTTTAAAGACAG GTACATCTGGCGCAAGAGTCCTTATTTCCCAGGTATTGATCAGGATTTAATTTCTTCCTTCTGGCCAACTCTACCATCTGGCTTTCAAGCCGCttatgaaattgacaagaaggatcaagtgtttctttttaaag GCAACCAATACTGGGTTGTCAGTGGATACTCTGTACAGCCAGGTTTTCCTAGGAACATCCATGCCCTGGGCTTTCCAAGATATGTTAAGGAAATTGATGCCGCTGTTTATGATAAGAATACCAAAAAAACGTACTTCTTTGTAGGTGCCAAGTATTGGAG TTATGATGAAGTCACCGAATCCATGGAAAAGGGTTATCCAAGACGCATATCAGTTGACTTTCCAAGAATTGGCAATAAGGTCGATGCTGCCTTTCaggaaaaag gacatttctattttttccatGGATCAAAGCAGTATGAAATAGACACCAAGTCCAAGAAAGTTATTCGTGAAATGAAGAGCAATAGTTGGTTTGGTTGCAAATAA
- the LOC144257674 gene encoding stromelysin-1-like isoform X3 yields the protein MAPGDVDEAIEKAWNVWSSVTPLKFTRVYEGDADIMISFVAGFHGDFYSFDGVGGTLAHAYAPGEGIGGDAHFDEDEYWTKDLKGFNLFLVAAHEFGHSLGLGHSNVLGSLMYPTYLQMETRNYRLPQDDVDGIQTLYGPPTSTEPSASIPSTETPTETSATDSCDPHMTFDAITTLRGEIIFFKDRYIWRKSPYFPGIDQDLISSFWPTLPSGFQAAYEIDKKDQVFLFKGNQYWVVSGYSVQPGFPRNIHALGFPRYVKEIDAAVYDKNTKKTYFFVGAKYWSYDEVTESMEKGYPRRISVDFPRIGNKVDAAFQEKGHFYFFHGSKQYEIDTKSKKVIREMKSNSWFGCK from the exons ATGGCACCCGGTGATGTAGATGAAGCGATTGAGAAGGCTTGGAACGTCTGGAGCAGCGTGACCCCACTGAAATTCACCAGAGTTTACGAAGGCGACGCAGATATAATGATCTCCTTTGTGGCTGGAT TTCATGGTGACTTCTATTCCTTTGATGGAGTGGGTGGAACTCTCGCTCATGCCTATGCACCGGGCGAAGGTATTGGTGGAGATGCCCACTTTGATGAGGATGAATACTGGACAAAAGATTTGAAAG gATTCAACTTGTTCCTTGTTGCTGCTCATGAGTTTGGCCACTCATTGGGTCTTGGTCATTCAAATGTCCTTGGCTCCTTGATGTATCCAACCTATCTGCAGATGGAGACCAGAAACTACAGGCTTCCTCAGGATGATGTTGATGGCATTCAGACCCTATATG GACCCCCAACCTCTACTGAGCCATCAGCTTCCATACCATCCACAGAAACACCAACAGAAACATCAGCAACAGACAGCTGTGACCCTCACATGACTTTTGATGCCATCACCACTCTCCGTGGGGAAATAATATTCTTTAAAGACAG GTACATCTGGCGCAAGAGTCCTTATTTCCCAGGTATTGATCAGGATTTAATTTCTTCCTTCTGGCCAACTCTACCATCTGGCTTTCAAGCCGCttatgaaattgacaagaaggatcaagtgtttctttttaaag GCAACCAATACTGGGTTGTCAGTGGATACTCTGTACAGCCAGGTTTTCCTAGGAACATCCATGCCCTGGGCTTTCCAAGATATGTTAAGGAAATTGATGCCGCTGTTTATGATAAGAATACCAAAAAAACGTACTTCTTTGTAGGTGCCAAGTATTGGAG TTATGATGAAGTCACCGAATCCATGGAAAAGGGTTATCCAAGACGCATATCAGTTGACTTTCCAAGAATTGGCAATAAGGTCGATGCTGCCTTTCaggaaaaag gacatttctattttttccatGGATCAAAGCAGTATGAAATAGACACCAAGTCCAAGAAAGTTATTCGTGAAATGAAGAGCAATAGTTGGTTTGGTTGCAAATAA